The Candidatus Bathyarchaeota archaeon genomic interval TTATACTCTACCTCATCGAGTATTTGCACGAAATATAAGCCGTTAAAGGGGGCTGTTGACTTATCATCATAGTTCACAACCCCTATCTTTAACGTCTTAGGCCGATCCACAGACGGGGGTATGAAGATATAACCGGTCATCAAGACTAGAACCATGGGCCAGAAAACGATCCAGAAGATTTGGTCCTTGCTCCTCAACGTCGTCTTGAGTTCTTTAACGGCAAACGCCTTAACAGCGCTCCACTTCATTCTTCGACCAGCCTCCTACCTGTCAACTTGAGAAACACGTCTTCAAGAGTCGGCGGGGAGATCCTCATAGCCAGCAGCTTATACCCGTTGTTTAGAAGCCTAGACACGAGCTTCGGGGCTACCATATCGGGGTCTTCCACATAGACCCTTAAGCTGTTTCCGTCGACGTAGACCGCTCCTTCATATGCGTAGGGCTCGACAAGCTTCAACGCTCCGCTGGCAGGCTCCATCAGCTCCAGGTTTATCACAGCCCTTAACCCGCACTCCCTCTTAAGCATGTCGGGCTCTCCCTCGGCTACGATCCTGCCCCTATCCATTATCGCAACCCTATCCGATAAGACCTCAGCCTCCTCCATGTAATGCGTCGCAAGGATCACGGTCTTCCCCAGGCTTTTAAGCTCGTTTATCAAATCCCATACGCTTCTCCTTATACCCGGGTCCATACCCGTGGTAGGCTCGTCTAGAAGCAGAACCTCAGGTTCCCCTATCAAAGCTATCGCGAAGTTCAGCCTCTTTTTCATACCTCCAGAGTATTTCCCCGCTCTCCTATTGGCGTGTTCAAGAAGTCCGAGCTTATCGAGAGGCTCTCGACACCTTTTCACCGCTTCGCTTCCACTTAAACCATGTAACCCAGCGTAGAATGTGATGTTTTCAAACCCTGAGAGCTCATCATAGACGACCGGCTCCTGAGGGCAAAAACCGACAAGCCCCCTAGTCTTACTGTCTAGAGGGTTCATACCTAGGATTCTGACGGTCCCTGACGTAGGAGTAACGACGCCCGCTAATATACCCAAGAGCGTAGTCTTACCGGCCCCGTTGGGTCCCAGTAGACCATAGACTTCACCCCGTTTTACTTCGAAGCTCACGTTATCGACCGCGGCTCTATCTCCAAACCTTTTGGAGACGTTCCTGACGGATACCGCAGGCTCCTGTGTAGAATAGCTTCTTGAAGAGCTCATCGAATAGCCCCTACGTCTCTAGAATAGGGTTTCAAGGGTTAATAACATTTCAGAGAGGAGGTTTCATAGGTCCCGATGAGTCTCCTCTAGATACGCAAAGTTTAACAGTTTTCATCACGATATGAAACCTATATAATCGACTCAGACGAGTCCAACATATTCTTGCCCAAGCTTCTAGGTGTATCTCCTCCAAGACCCCTAGTCGAATACGTTGGAGGGAAAAGCCGAAGAAGAGGAATTCGAGAAGAGAGAGCCGGATATAGCTAAAGCCTTAGCCAAAGCCGGTCAAGGGGGTGAAGCTGAGTCTCCTACCGGATGAATATATCTCCTATTCGGCTGAGGGTATAGGTTTGGTCACGATAGGTAAGGTTAGGGAATACGGCGAAGGATGCGCCTGCCCATTCAATATTTTGACGAGAATACTTCTGAAGAACCTTGTTCTCGAAGAGTCGGAGATGGTTCTAGTCGATACAGATGCAGGTATAGAACACGTCGGTCGGAGGGTCGAGGAAACTGTTGACGGTGTATTAGCGGTCGTAGATCCCACGGCTGAATCCCTCCGTTCAGCCCTTCTCCTGAGGGAGGTCGTCTCAAAACTGGATAAAGCCTTCTGGGTGGTAGCGAACAAGATAACACCTCGGACTTAGGCTTTGATCAGTAGAGAAGCTGAACATCTTGGGCTTAGGATAGATGGGGTCATAAGGTTTGACGACGACGTTTTCGAATCCACGCTCCTAGGTGAAAAGCTCAGATATAAAACCGCGTTAGAGGACGTAAGGTCCCTTGCTAAAACCCTGAAGCTACTCTAGTAGCCGCTAAACCTCTCGACTTTTCTGAGCTCAGGTTTCTCCATACTACCGTCCTGATATGCGTACACGAACTCCCTTAAGCTATGGGCGGCTCCGACCTCTCCCTTATTGTTTAACGCCAGAACAGCTATGCCTCCTTCGAAGTTTCTACGGTAGAGTGTCTCGGCTATCGCCCTCTCGCACGCTTCTCCAGGACTAAGCCCCGAGACCATCAAGTCACATACCCTCTTAGATAGGCAATAGTTTATGGCAATCTCCCCCGTACCCGTCGTAACGGCTCCCCCGACCCTGTTATCGACGTAGAGCCCAGCACCTATTATAGCTGAGTCGCCGACCCTACCCGGCATTTTCATGAACAAACCGGTGGTGGAGTTTCCAGCCGCCATGCATCCTTTAGTATCCAACGCTACTGCGCTCACTGTTTCCTTCCAAAGTCCGTGTACAGCCTTCCAAACCCTACCGTAGAAAGACTCCGCCTCATACTTTCCTTTTCTAATATTCTCGAGTGTTTCTTCCCACTTCTCTCTAGAGCCAGGCTTCCAAAAGTGTTCCCTCTTAAACCCGCATCCCAAGGCGAACTTCAAAGCACCTTCTCCTACAAGTAACGCGTGAGGTGTAAGCTCCATGACTTTCCTAGCGACCGATATGGGGTGTCTTATGTCTTTAAGAGCGCCTACCGAGCCGCATCTTAGGGTTTCACCATCCATTATAGACGCATCGAGCTCGACCTCGCCTTCGATGTTCGGAAGCCCACCTAGGCCTACGCTTAAAACCTCTAGGTCGTCTTCCACGACCTTTATACCCGCCTCGATGGCATCCAAGGCTGAACCGCCTGAGAGTAGAATCTCCATACCCTTCAAGACGGCTTTAACCCCGAAATTCCACGTCGCGACCATAACGGGCTTCATGGTTCAGCGAAATCCATTTAAACGGTTTACCCGCTTAAAACTTTTGGTTTGCCGCTTCGTATTCCACGTCTGATCTTAGGGTCTCAGCCGTTTCTAGGCGAATCCTACCAGGGTGAAGAGAAAAACCGCATATACCGGGATAGATTTTCAGATGAATCGTTCACGACTAGGCTTCTGATAGAGGCCTACCGGCTCGGTTTGGACACGGTCTCTGTGATGGCTATGCCCGACAACCATCTTTTCCAGAAGCTTCTGAAAGTATTAAAGAGGCTGAGGGAAGAGGGGCTAGAGTTTAAAGCGGCTCCCTGTATAAGTATACCTCTCAGGATCGACGAGACCCCGGTCGAAGACTACAGGCGATGGTTGACCTACTACGTGTACGAGTCTAAGCTTGTAGGCGAAGAAGCCGTCAGGGGTAAATACTTCCAAGATCCTATACTCCTTATCAGACCGGGATGGAGGGAGAGATTCTCCAAGGTGCTTAAGTACTATAAACCATATACGGAGACGGATTTCAAGAGGCTTAGGATAGACTTCAAAGCCGTATCCGATAGGATTCGGCTTTATGAAGACTTGGGAAAACCCTTTGCGAACATAGGCTCTGAGTCAGATTTTCTAGCAGTGGCCGGTAGATTCGACTTACTGGGTGAAATGATCGATAGGTTGAGGGCCGCCGGATACAAGAGCGTGCTCATCTCATCCCATCACGCCGGGTCCACGATACCCCTGGTCGAGGATTCTCGGCTTAAACCGGACGGCTACGCTACACCCTTAAATCCTCTAGGCGCCTTGATGCTTCCAAGTATGGAATCTGCCCTAAACGCGATCAGGATGGTTCGAGATAAAGTCGTGGCTATAAAGCCTTTAGCAGGTGGGCGGGTCGACCCCTTTGAGGCTTTCAGGTTTCTAGCCGACGAAGAGGTGAAATACTGCATGGTCGGTGTAGCTTCCCTTGAAGAGCTCAAAGCAGATGTAGAAGCCTCTAAATATATCTTCAGGTTATAAGGAAGCTTGAGTGGTTTGTTAAGAAAACTACCGAGGAAGCGTAGGTTCGTCTTGAATACTTTGGTATCGTTTGTGCTATTCATGGTTTTCATGGTCTTAGGCTCGACGATAGAGATATCTGAGAGCATAGGAATCCTGGAAGAGCTTGAGACCTTATCGGAGCTTCTTAAAGGGCTTCCAACTCCGATATTGGCTCTGGCGATATTCGCGAATAACTTTGTCAAAGCGCTCCTCCTGATTCCGTCAGGAGCGGTCTTCGGCCTTCCACCTATAGCTTTCATAGCGTTCAACGGCCTGATACTCGGCGTGGTCTTCACCTATAGTGCGGCAAACCTAGGTGTATGGGTTACCTTGGCAGGGATCTTGCCCCACGGCGTCTTAGAGATCCCGTCGATACTGATGGCCTCTGGTTTAGCGTTAAACGTAGGCTGGGAGGTTTGGATGAAGGTGCTAGGTAGAGACGGGAAACCTAAGGCGACGATCAAGGACGGGCTGAAGATCTGTCTACGGGCGATTCTGCCGTTGCTGGCGGTGGCGGCTTTAATCGAGGTTTACGTTACACCTTTGGTCGTAATGCTGGTGGCCGGGAGCTAGCCATATATTTAATAACTCGACTGATCTAATATGTACATCGGTTATATGTGGAGCCGTGTGCTTAAGAGGCTAGAATCTTACCCGGCTAGGATAAAGGTCGCCAAAGCCATAATTGAGCTTGGCTTCAGGATTTCCGAGGATGGTAAGATCTACTGCGGCCCTGTCGAACAGAGCTACCAGAAGATCGCCCGTGCTCTCGACGTCGACAGAAGAGTAGTCAAAGAAACGGTTTATACGATCCTCAGGGATCCCAAGCTTAGAGAGATATTTAAATCCCTCAGGCCGTCTGGGCCGCTGTTGTCCGATGTGGCTAAACACTTAGGCTTCTCGGTTATAGAGATCTATGCGGACTCTAAGAAAGCGGGTATACTCGCTAAGGCGTCGAGCATCGTGGCTTCAGAGGGTATAAGCATCAGGCAAGCCGTGGCTGAAGACCCGGACTTGTCGCCTGAACCTAAGCTGATACTAGTCATAGAAAGGCCGGTATCTGGGAACGCGTTGAACAAGATACTTGAGATAGATGGCGTAAAGAAGATCTCAGTCTACTAAAAAAGGTAGAGAAGGGGAAATCGCTTAAAGGCATGAGTTAGCCATATCGAGCAAAACCTTGTACGGGTCTTTAGCCTTAACTACACCGCTTGCGAGTAGTACTCCTCTGGTTCCTAATTCCAAGGCCTTCTTAACGTCTTCACCTGTCGTTATACCTGCTCCACAGAGGACCGGTAGCTCTGGGTTTATCTTCTTGACAAGCTCCAGGGCAGCTGTAACGGCTTCTGGTTTTGCTTTACTGACAGGTATCCCTGTACCTATAAGCTCAGGAGGCTCGTAGGCTATTATATCAGGGCCTAAGGCAGCCGTCGCATAGGTGACCTCAGGGCTGTTGGTGCATACCAGACTTATCAAGCCGACTTCCCTAGCCCGCTTGATACACTCGTCTATATCCGCTAGCCTAAGTCTCTTCTCGCTATGGTTTATCAAAGTACCTATCGCCCCCGCTTCCTTAACAGCTTCCGGCAATACCGCGCCTGTCCCTCTGCCTGGTGGTAGAGGGTCTATGTGCTGGGCGAACACCGGTATCTCCGTGTTTTCGGCTATGAGTCTTATATCAGGCGTCTGCGGTGCAACTCCTATGCATACACCCGTTTCCTTGGAGACTTTTTCGGCGATTTTAGCTAATTCCAGCCCTTTTTTACCGACGGATTGTATGTAGATTTTAAAATTCACGATTATAACGGGGTATTTTATAGCCGACATACTCCATCAGCTCCGACCTTTTTATCCGCTCTCTTAAAGTAGAGTTTTTATTTAGTGTGCTCCTAGAAAAGTCTTCTTGTTTGAAGACGGAGAGGATGCCGCGTTGGTTAAATTCATATTCGTAACCGGGGGTGTGCTATCGAGTGTAGGTAAAGGGATAGTCACAGCCTCCATAGGTAAGATCCTCCAGGTCCGAGGCTACAAGGTTTCAGTGATAAAGATCGACCCCTACCTCAACGTGGACTGTGGAACGATGAATCCGTATCAACACGGCGAGATATTCGTGACGGAGGATGGGGGTGAGATAGACCTTGACCTCGGACACTACGAGAGGTTTCTAGATATAAACCTGACCAAGGACCATAATATAACGACCGGTCAGATCTACTGGGAGGTTATACGTAGGGAGCGTAAGGGCGACTACCTGGGTAGGTGTGTCCAGATAGTGCCTCATATAACTGATGAGATTAAACGGCGCATATACATGATCGCCAATAGGGAGCCTATAGACGTGCTCTTAACGGAGGTCGGCGGTACGGTAGGCGATATAGAAGGCCTACCCTATCTCGAAGCCATACGTCAGATAAGGCTTGAGAAGGGATATGAGCATACGATGTTCGTCCACGTAGCCCTCGTCCCGATACTAGACGTCACCGGAGAGGAAAAAACCAAACCCCTACAGCACAGCGTCAACGAGCTGAGGAGGATAGGTATTCAACCTGATATCATAGTAGCCCGATGTGTCAGGATGATAGGTAAAGAGGCTAAGGCTAAGATAGCTTTATTCGGGACCATACCTGAGGACGCGGTATTCTGCTCTTACACGCTTCCGTGTATATATCAGGCCCCGCTTATGCTCGACGAGCAGGGTATGGGGGATTACATAGTTAAGAGGCTCGGTTTAGCGGCTAGGAAGCCCGACTGGGCTAGGTGGAGACGCATAGTAGAGTCGTTTCTCAACGCCAAGTATGAGGTTAAGATCGCGATGGTCGGTAAATACGCGACTCTAGCGGATGCTTATGTCAGTATAAACGAGGCGATTAAACATGCCGCCGCCTACTGCAACGCCAGAGCACGTATAGAATGGATCGAGGCTGAAGAGTTTGAGGACCCTGAGAACCTCAAGAGGCTTTCAGACTACGACGGTGTTCTGATACCTCCTGGCTTCGGCGCACGGGGTACGGAGGGTAAAATCATGGCTGCAGACTACGCCAGACGGATGAACATCCCACTGCTAGGTATATGCTTCGGTTTTCAAATGTCTATAGTGGCGTTTGCAAGGTACGTGTGTGGGCTTAAGGACGCAAACAGTACGGAGAACAACCCCGACACACCAAACCCGGTCATAGACCTCATGCCTGAGCAGAAGAACGTGAAGATGCTTGGAGGCACCATGAGACTCGGGGCTCAGCCTGTGAGGCTTATCCCGGGTACGCTTGCCCATAGACTTTACGGCGGTAAGGCTGTAGTCATGGAGAGGCATAGGCATAGGTGGGAGGTCAACCCCAAGTACTGGAGCATTCTCCAGGAGAACGGCATGGTCTTCTCAGGCTTCACGTTAGACGGCACAAGGGTTGAGATATTCGAGCTTCCCGACCGGTACTTCTACATGGGAACCCAGTTCCACCCTGAGTTCAAGAGTAGGCCTGGAAAGCCTTCTCCCCCGTACTATGGCTTCGTGAAGGCGTGTTTGGATAAGAAGCTTGGTAAACCTAAACCGGAGTTTTAAGCCAGAAAAAAGGAATGGTTGTTGAACGAGACCTTAGCCGCCGGAGGGAGTCTATGCGACTCTCTTAGCGGTTCGGAACCTCGTCTTGCAGTTAGGGCATTCAAAGAGGGATATGCGGACCCTAGGTCCCTTCTTCCTCTTAGGCTGAATCTCCCACTCTTTTATGGGCTTTTCAACCTCTGTACCGCACTTCGGACACTTAGCCATGCTCCATACCTCCATGATGGAGATGGAGGTCCATGATATATAAGATTTTCCATGATGGATCGTTGGCTTTAAACCGTCCAAATATTATCCATCAGATATATCGGTTAAGGAGTCTTATGTAAATATCCGTGCTCTTTATGGTTCTCTTTGCCTTAGTCATGGTAATTTTAAACGTCAGATGAATTCTTTGATGATTGACACGATCTTTTCGACGCCGTCGTAGTGTCTAAGTGCCTCAGCCGTCTTACAGCACCTATCTATGAATCTCTCATCCATGATCTTATTCATAGCCTCTACGAGCCTCCTTCTGCTCAGCTCCTCTTGGTTTAAGACTATTCCCAAACCCATCTCCTCAACCCTAGACGCGTTACCCATCTGCTCGGTGTGATTCGGCGTAGGTATTAGGATCATCGGTTTTCCATAGTACATACACTGGGTGATCGTTCCGTGTCCGGCTCTGGAGACGACTATGTCGCATGCTTTAAAATACTCAAACCTATTATCCAGCCAGTCGTACAGGATAAGCGGGCCGTATTTAACGGGATTTGAATCCCCGTTGGGATTGGCCGTAGACATGACTATCTGAAACCCATCAACAGTCTTGAATATCGAGGTTAAGACTTCGATCAGGTATCTACGTTCTCTGAGAGGACCGCTTATGGGTGCGAATACCAGGGGCTTATCGGGGTCAAGACCGAGCTTTTCTCTAAGCTCTTCACGGCTCGGGAGCTCATCGGGTTTAACCGGGATCACCGGGCCTACGAGGAAAACCTTCTTAGAATATGCGGGAGGTATCTCGAGATTTCCTAGGGAAACCGTATATGGCATGGGATAGTCGGGTATCAGCACGAGGTCGCTTACCGTCCACACCCTTCCCACAAGCGCCAAGGCTCCGGCATCTACGAGCCTACATAGTCTGAGAAATCGTCTTCTACGGGGTATGATCAGTTTAAACTGGTTCAGTATGGTTATACACGGTATTCTAAGTATTTTAGCCGCGACTATGCTCGAAACTCTGCTATCCGATACTACGACCTTAGGCTGATGTTCGCTTATGGACATGAGCTCGAATGCTATCTGCTTGAGAACCTTTATCGACGCTATGAACGGGCCTGGGTTCACCGTGCTCTGCCTGAAGTCTACCGAGCCGTCCACTTTAACGGCGAACCCTATAGAGGGGGCCTTCTTAAACCTGAACTGGTATCTACTGACATATTTCAGCCCGTCGCTGTAGGTCGAGAAGACTACGTCGACCCCCTCTCTCGCGAGCCTCATGGCTATAGGTATGCATCGCCCCGCATGTCCTAGACCTATCCCACATACTCCGAAGTAAACCCTCATAATCCCCTACCCTAGCCTTCTCCGTATAACTCTCCCCTTAGGCTCCTCCTCCTCGAAGACCTCGGCTTGAAACCTGTAAACCCGTGTCCCCGCTAAAAGCCAGCTGTCTGGAGGCAAACCCGCCTTCATACATGCATAGCTTAGAAACTCCTCCTCATCCCAGCCCCACTCCACCGGAACCTGTGGAAGTAGCAGTCCTCTATAGTATCCTCTTTCGACGATCAAGCCGTCGACCCCGATCCTGA includes:
- a CDS encoding ABC transporter ATP-binding protein gives rise to the protein MSSSRSYSTQEPAVSVRNVSKRFGDRAAVDNVSFEVKRGEVYGLLGPNGAGKTTLLGILAGVVTPTSGTVRILGMNPLDSKTRGLVGFCPQEPVVYDELSGFENITFYAGLHGLSGSEAVKRCREPLDKLGLLEHANRRAGKYSGGMKKRLNFAIALIGEPEVLLLDEPTTGMDPGIRRSVWDLINELKSLGKTVILATHYMEEAEVLSDRVAIMDRGRIVAEGEPDMLKRECGLRAVINLELMEPASGALKLVEPYAYEGAVYVDGNSLRVYVEDPDMVAPKLVSRLLNNGYKLLAMRISPPTLEDVFLKLTGRRLVEE
- a CDS encoding N(4)-(beta-N-acetylglucosaminyl)-L-asparaginase, with the protein product MKPVMVATWNFGVKAVLKGMEILLSGGSALDAIEAGIKVVEDDLEVLSVGLGGLPNIEGEVELDASIMDGETLRCGSVGALKDIRHPISVARKVMELTPHALLVGEGALKFALGCGFKREHFWKPGSREKWEETLENIRKGKYEAESFYGRVWKAVHGLWKETVSAVALDTKGCMAAGNSTTGLFMKMPGRVGDSAIIGAGLYVDNRVGGAVTTGTGEIAINYCLSKRVCDLMVSGLSPGEACERAIAETLYRRNFEGGIAVLALNNKGEVGAAHSLREFVYAYQDGSMEKPELRKVERFSGY
- a CDS encoding stage II sporulation protein M, with translation MSGLLRKLPRKRRFVLNTLVSFVLFMVFMVLGSTIEISESIGILEELETLSELLKGLPTPILALAIFANNFVKALLLIPSGAVFGLPPIAFIAFNGLILGVVFTYSAANLGVWVTLAGILPHGVLEIPSILMASGLALNVGWEVWMKVLGRDGKPKATIKDGLKICLRAILPLLAVAALIEVYVTPLVVMLVAGS
- a CDS encoding amino acid-binding protein: MWSRVLKRLESYPARIKVAKAIIELGFRISEDGKIYCGPVEQSYQKIARALDVDRRVVKETVYTILRDPKLREIFKSLRPSGPLLSDVAKHLGFSVIEIYADSKKAGILAKASSIVASEGISIRQAVAEDPDLSPEPKLILVIERPVSGNALNKILEIDGVKKISVY
- the tpiA gene encoding triose-phosphate isomerase, which gives rise to MSAIKYPVIIVNFKIYIQSVGKKGLELAKIAEKVSKETGVCIGVAPQTPDIRLIAENTEIPVFAQHIDPLPPGRGTGAVLPEAVKEAGAIGTLINHSEKRLRLADIDECIKRAREVGLISLVCTNSPEVTYATAALGPDIIAYEPPELIGTGIPVSKAKPEAVTAALELVKKINPELPVLCGAGITTGEDVKKALELGTRGVLLASGVVKAKDPYKVLLDMANSCL
- a CDS encoding CTP synthase, translating into MVKFIFVTGGVLSSVGKGIVTASIGKILQVRGYKVSVIKIDPYLNVDCGTMNPYQHGEIFVTEDGGEIDLDLGHYERFLDINLTKDHNITTGQIYWEVIRRERKGDYLGRCVQIVPHITDEIKRRIYMIANREPIDVLLTEVGGTVGDIEGLPYLEAIRQIRLEKGYEHTMFVHVALVPILDVTGEEKTKPLQHSVNELRRIGIQPDIIVARCVRMIGKEAKAKIALFGTIPEDAVFCSYTLPCIYQAPLMLDEQGMGDYIVKRLGLAARKPDWARWRRIVESFLNAKYEVKIAMVGKYATLADAYVSINEAIKHAAAYCNARARIEWIEAEEFEDPENLKRLSDYDGVLIPPGFGARGTEGKIMAADYARRMNIPLLGICFGFQMSIVAFARYVCGLKDANSTENNPDTPNPVIDLMPEQKNVKMLGGTMRLGAQPVRLIPGTLAHRLYGGKAVVMERHRHRWEVNPKYWSILQENGMVFSGFTLDGTRVEIFELPDRYFYMGTQFHPEFKSRPGKPSPPYYGFVKACLDKKLGKPKPEF
- a CDS encoding chromatin protein Cren7, with the protein product MAKCPKCGTEVEKPIKEWEIQPKRKKGPRVRISLFECPNCKTRFRTAKRVA